The Lycium barbarum isolate Lr01 chromosome 11, ASM1917538v2, whole genome shotgun sequence genome contains the following window.
GATTGAAAACCAGTGACAAGTGGTATGGATTTTATTGCTGTTTGGACTAATCGGATTGGTTGGCTTTTGAATAGTAGCATGGTTGGGTAGCTTGAGGTTGCCGTCACCTTGCCATTTGTTGATAAGCAGTCCACCCTTACCTTTAAAGAAAAAATTAATACAATGAGTATAGTAGTGATTTATTCATTTGTTCACTTATTCAAATGCTAACACCCGCTTACAAATCCTGCGTACGTCATTTATTGTTATATTCAAGTAATTGAATTTTAACAGCTATAATAATAGAGTCAAAAAATTTTGGCACATGAACCTTACTCATTATAATGTTAAATTCACATAAGTTTACCCACTAAATAAAGTTAATTAGAGTTCTATTACTTTAACGTGTCTAAAAATAATTTATGACTTACTGTAATTGTCGGAATATTTGGTGACTATATTGATATGGTGGTAAAAGTTCAGTTACTTTGATGCGTAAAAAAAAGATTTGTAACTTTAAGTGGATAAAGATCAGTGGCCATATACAAAAGAAACTCGAAAAATCACACATAAAAAAAATGGAACTTAAGGATACCTGGAAAATCCCAAGCTTCCTGTTGTACTCGGATTCAGGCATGGTTAATGAAACAGTAAGCTGCAACTTGTGATTATAAGGTATGGGCCTGTCTTCAATTTTGGGCTTGGAAACCAATGGAGCAGAAAGTCCAGAAGCTGCAAGAGGTACAAAAGCAACTGGGCTAGTTTTTGTGTAATCAAAATTCAAGGCCTTTGTTGTCTCAATTGGTTCTTCCAACAAACGTCTCATAGTAAGCCCACTTACCACAAAGCCCATCACCAACAAACCAACAAGCAGAAAACAAACATAGGCAGCCCAAAACAAAGCCCAACAGAACCTTACTGTCAGCTTCAACATAGATCTTTGGGCCTTAATTTGGCTGAATACAAAAGACATCAAAGTCAACCAAGATTTTGTGCCTAGATTCATTAGTTGCTTCTTTAAATTCTCTTTGGCTAAAGTTAGTGTATTAAATGGTAATGTCAATACCATTATCCAGAAATTCATCAAGGAAATGGGGAATGTAAAAAGTTTTACCATTAGACTCATTTGAAATCCGAATAGTTTGAGCATGGTTACTGCTAAAAAAGCAGTAAAATCAAACGATAGTTCAGTACTAAAATGCTCGTTACTTGACTCAATTGCAGAGTCCCTAGGGGTTCCACATGCTAATTTCTCTTCTTGAAGGACTGTTTTGCCTTTGTTTCTCCTTTTTTCGCGAGCAGTCGCTTCGTCGGTCCATGAACTTAAACTTGAGCATGAAAATGCTTCTTGAGATTTTCGACCCATTAAGGCCTTTTCAGCTCCAA
Protein-coding sequences here:
- the LOC132618320 gene encoding seipin-2-like translates to MDEQARLGENAVGIDGDNFLEFNCKDYKKSPNFVTNLVKYSLLVGAEKALMGRKSQEAFSCSSLSSWTDEATAREKRRNKGKTVLQEEKLACGTPRDSAIESSNEHFSTELSFDFTAFLAVTMLKLFGFQMSLMVKLFTFPISLMNFWIMVLTLPFNTLTLAKENLKKQLMNLGTKSWLTLMSFVFSQIKAQRSMLKLTVRFCWALFWAAYVCFLLVGLLVMGFVVSGLTMRRLLEEPIETTKALNFDYTKTSPVAFVPLAASGLSAPLVSKPKIEDRPIPYNHKLQLTVSLTMPESEYNRKLGIFQVRVDCLSTNGKVTATSSYPTMLLFKSQPIRLVQTAIKSIPLVTGFQSEVQNLKLVINDFTEGFEPTACFKVVLEKRAEYQPEGAGIPEIYAATLHVETELPQIKRIIWIWRRTVFVWIGILVFLSQISFALIFCRPVLLPGKRIMTVLGTKKNAQKNKISW